A window of Nicotiana sylvestris chromosome 8, ASM39365v2, whole genome shotgun sequence genomic DNA:
ATTGTTATTGCCGTGTTGTTTGTGTTGTTGATTGAGGGGCATGGTTTTCCCGATAGAAATTAATTAAATTATGTGTAAAAAATTTCGGATGAAATTAAATTGAAATAAATCTTGTTTGTAGGAATTCTTCATCAATCTTTTGTGTCGAGATGGATAAGTTTGTCACAAGATCAAAAGTTGGGCAACCAAGTTCTAGTTCTACTCATCCATCTGTTGCGTTATCCGTAGCCCCGGAAATTCAAAGGGATATATCTCTTTCAGATCATAATTTAGGATCTCCCAATACTGACCCGGGGGATAGGAAGTCCATTGCAGAATATAGCCCTAATATACGAGATGAAATTAGAAAACATTATATTCAAATGGGACATTGCCAGCCTACGAGTCATGATTTTCCTAAAACTAAGTTTGGGAAGATAATGCGTCAGTTTTATCCTGGTTGGTTTAAGGGTCAACATTCAAAGTGGTTGGAGTACAATATATCAAAAGATGCTGCATATTATTTGTGTTGTTATTTATTCAAAAATGAACATGAAATTCATGGAAATATGGGGGATGCTTTTACAAAAAATGGCTTTAAAGGTTGGAACAAGGCTATAGAAAGATTTAGAGCTCATGTTGGAGAGGTAAATAGCATCCACAACAAGTGTTTCAATAGGATGATTGATTTAATGAATCAATCACAATCAATTCGCACTTTTTTTGAAAAGCAATCCGAGAAAGAAAAAAGTGAGTCTCGACGTCGCTTGAGTGCTTCAATCGATGTGGCTAGGTTTCTTTTGAGACTAGGATTGCCATTTCGTGGGCACGATGAGAGTCAATCTTCTACAAATAGAGGTATCTTTCTTGAACTCTTGCAATGGTATGGAGATATTGATCCGGATATTGAAAGTATTATATTAGAAAATGCTCCAAAAAATGAAATGATGTGTTCCCCAATGATTCAGAAAGATATTGTTGATGTTTGTGCCAAAGAAGCAATCAAAGCTATCATTGAAGACTTGGATGGGAATTTTTTCGAGATACTAGTTAATGAATCAAAGGATATATCACACAAGGAGCAAATGGCACTTGTTTTGAGATATGTTAACAAAGAAGGCGAAGTAATTGAGAGATTTGTTGGTATTGTTCATGTCAATGATACATCTGCTCAATCATTGAAGAAGGAAATCGACTCTTTTCTTTTGTATCACTCATTAAGTCCATCTCAAATACGTGGGCAAGGTTATGATGGAGCTAGTAACATGCAGGGAGAGCTACGAGGTCTTAAGACTTTGATTCTGAATGAAACTCCATCGGCGTATTGCATTCATTGTTTTGCCCACCAATTGCAGTTAACACTTGTGGCTCTTGCAAAGAAGCATTCAGATGTAGATGACAT
This region includes:
- the LOC138876354 gene encoding uncharacterized protein — its product is MDKFVTRSKVGQPSSSSTHPSVALSVAPEIQRDISLSDHNLGSPNTDPGDRKSIAEYSPNIRDEIRKHYIQMGHCQPTSHDFPKTKFGKIMRQFYPGWFKGQHSKWLEYNISKDAAYYLCCYLFKNEHEIHGNMGDAFTKNGFKGWNKAIERFRAHVGEVNSIHNKCFNRMIDLMNQSQSIRTFFEKQSEKEKSESRRRLSASIDVARFLLRLGLPFRGHDESQSSTNRGIFLELLQWYGDIDPDIESIILENAPKNEMMCSPMIQKDIVDVCAKEAIKAIIEDLDGNFFEILVNESKDISHKEQMALVLRYVNKEGEVIERFVGIVHVNDTSAQSLKKEIDSFLLYHSLSPSQIRGQGYDGASNMQGELRGLKTLILNETPSAYCIHCFAHQLQLTLVALAKKHSDVDDIFCIVTNVLNIVGSSFKRRNLLQQHQPEKLEELLISGKVHTGRGLNQERGLQRPGDTRWGSHYRTLNNLIVLFSSIIHVLEFVARDGPNYADKLVAESLMTKIKEFEFVFMLHLMWKVLMMTNDLSSLIQRMDQDIVNAMGLLTHTKQRLQRMGNSEFQSLMDDVSSFCDKHEIMIPKMDALYFPGKSKRRAHDVTYSHHLHVEIFNGVIDLHLQELRSRFDAVSTDLLLGMASLNPLNSFGNFDKNRIMKLVEYYPNEFDSNKLRDLSFQLDSFVVYARGHDKRFFNMKGISDLSKVLVKSDLHQTWPLVYLLIKLTLILSVATVSVERAFSSMNYIKNELRNSIGDEFLNSCLVCYVERKIFSTVSNDAIIHRFQHMKSRRSQL